One stretch of Macrotis lagotis isolate mMagLag1 chromosome 7, bilby.v1.9.chrom.fasta, whole genome shotgun sequence DNA includes these proteins:
- the LOC141493723 gene encoding isopentenyl-diphosphate Delta-isomerase 1-like, producing the protein MSEVNASHLDKYQVGRLAELCIIIDENDNVIGAENKKTCHMYKNIEKGLLHRAFSVVLFNSKNQLLVQERSDTKITFPGYFTDSCSSHPLSNALELDEKNAIGVRRAAQRRLQAELGIPLDQVTLDDIIYMTRYHYKAQSDQIWGEHEIAYLLLMTKDVTLNPDSRELKNYYYMSKEELRELLAKGARGEAKVTPWLKLMAENFLFKWWDSLPNVNHFVDPKTIHRL; encoded by the exons atgtcAGAAGTAAATGCCAGTCACTTGGATAAGTATCAAGTAGGGCGCTTGGCAGAGTTATGCATCAttattgatgaaaatgataatgtGATTGGTGCAGAGAACAAGAAGACTTGTCACATGTATAAAAACATCGAAAAAG GACTCCTACACCGAGCTTTCAGTGTGGTCTTGTTCAATAGCAAAAATCAACTTCTGGTGCAAGAAAGATCAGACACTAAAATTACCTTTCCAG GCTATTTTACTGACTCTTGTTCTAGTCATCCATTGAGCAATGCCCTAGAGCTGGATGAGAAAAATGCCATTGGAGTAAGGAGGGCAGCTCAGAGAAGATTACAGGCTGAATTAGGAATTCCTCTGGACCAG GTTACCCTGGATGATATCATCTATATGACTCGCTACCATTACAAGGCTCAATCAGATCAGATTTGGGGAGAACATGAAATTGCTTATCTCCTATTGATGACAAAGGATGTAACCTTGAATCCAGATTCCAGAGAGCTGAAAAATTATTACTATATGTCAAAGGAAGAACTAAGAGAGCTCCTGGCAAAAGGAGCCAGAGGTGAAGCTAAGGTTACTCCATGGCTAAAACTCATGgcagagaattttctttttaagtggTGGGATAGTTTACCTAATGTGAATCATTTTGTTGACCCAAAAACAATACACCGACTATAA